One window of Entelurus aequoreus isolate RoL-2023_Sb linkage group LG06, RoL_Eaeq_v1.1, whole genome shotgun sequence genomic DNA carries:
- the ubfd1 gene encoding ubiquitin domain-containing protein UBFD1 isoform X1, which yields MYLFFLTGSDIVMQTDVEPKEDAPVGDSDEKGDSDEKGDSASASEAGNATTQDSPSMSNGDDVEEEGETVDLKIIWNKIKYDLKIPLDSTGAKLKERIHSLTGLPPAMQKVMYKGLLPEDKTLREIKVTSGAKIMVVGSTINDVLAVSTPKEVMQQEVKAEENKKEPLCRQKQHRKVLDKGKPEDVMPAIKGTKERLPTVPLSGMYNKSGGKVRLTFKLEQDQLWIGTKERTEKVPMGSIKNVLSEPIEEHEGYYMMAFQLGPTEASQYWVYWVPVQFVDAIKDTVLGKWQYF from the exons atgtatcttttttttctaACAGGAAGTGATATTGTAATGCAAACGGACGTCGAGCCGAAAGAAGACGCTCCCGTGGGCGACTCGGACGAGAAGGGCGACTCGGACGAGAAGGGCGACTCGGCGTCCGCGTCCGAGGCGGGGAACGCCACCACTCAGGACTCTCCCAGCATGAGCAACGGGGACGACGTGGAGGAGGAGGGCGAGACGGTAGACTTGAAGATCATCTGGAACAAGATCAAATACGACCTGAAGATCCCTCTGGACAGCACCGGCGCCAAGCTGAAGGAGAGGATCCACTCGCTCACCG GTCTTCCGCCGGCCATGCAGAAGGTCATGTACAAAGGCTTGCTACCGGAGGACAAGACGCTACGGGAGATAAAGGTGACCAGCGGCGCCAAGATCATGGTGGTGGGCTCCACCATCAACGACGTGCTGGCCGTCAGCACGCCCAAAGAGGTCATGCAGCAGGAAGTGAAAGCAGAGGAAAACAAGAAGGAGCCTCTATGCAGACAAAAG CAACACAGGAAGGTTTTGGACAAAGGTAAACCAGAAGACGTCATGCCGGCTATCAAAGGAACAAAA GAGCGACTACCGACAGTGCCTTTATCCGGAATGTACAACAAGTCCGGGGGGAAAGTAAGACTCACGTTCAAACTGGAGCAGGATCAGCTGTGGATCGGCACGAAAG AGAGGACGGAGAAGGTGCCGATGGGCTCCATTAAGAACGTGCTGTCCGAGCCTATTGAAGAGCACGAGGGCTATTACATGATG GCGTTCCAGTTGGGTCCTACAGAAGCGTCCCAGTATTGGGTCTACTGGGTGCCTGTACAGTTCGTGGATGCAATCAAAGACACAGTCCTGGGAAAATGGCAGTATTTCTAA
- the rmi2 gene encoding recQ-mediated genome instability protein 2, which yields MDKADGDIKRPPPVKVLSGQLRTATETSGEPSGAGWLVKLSGTRLLPVSLVWMQGTVMEVQAELNSVLLMDDTGTFTVQGVNNIPKGKPCLSSGKYVMVMGAVQAVSPEPVVRAVKMADLSERADLHRKMWTLEVEELQQVLVPG from the exons ATGGATAAAGCAGACGGTGACATAAAGCGGCCCCCACCAGTGAAGGTATTATCCGGTCAGTTAAGAACAGCGACTGAGACTTCCGGCGAGCCGAGCGGCGCCGGGTGGCTGGTGAAGCTGAGCGGGACTCGCCTCCTGCCGGTGTCCCTGGTGTGGATGCAGGGCACCGTGATGGAGGTCCAAGCGGAGCTCAACAGCGTGCTGCTCATGGACGACACGGGCACCTTCACCGTCCAAGGCGTTAATAACATCCCTAAAGGGAAGCCGTGCTTGTCGTCAG GTAAATACGTGATGGTGATGGGCGCCGTCCAGGCGGTCTCCCCGGAGCCGGTCGTCCGCGCCGTGAAGATGGCGGATCTCTCCGAGCGGGCGGATCTCCACAGGAAGATGTGGACCCTGGAAGTGGAGGAGCTGCAGCAGGTGTTAGTGCCAGGATGA
- the ubfd1 gene encoding ubiquitin domain-containing protein UBFD1 isoform X2, with amino-acid sequence MAAQDGSDIVMQTDVEPKEDAPVGDSDEKGDSDEKGDSASASEAGNATTQDSPSMSNGDDVEEEGETVDLKIIWNKIKYDLKIPLDSTGAKLKERIHSLTGLPPAMQKVMYKGLLPEDKTLREIKVTSGAKIMVVGSTINDVLAVSTPKEVMQQEVKAEENKKEPLCRQKQHRKVLDKGKPEDVMPAIKGTKERLPTVPLSGMYNKSGGKVRLTFKLEQDQLWIGTKERTEKVPMGSIKNVLSEPIEEHEGYYMMAFQLGPTEASQYWVYWVPVQFVDAIKDTVLGKWQYF; translated from the exons GAAGTGATATTGTAATGCAAACGGACGTCGAGCCGAAAGAAGACGCTCCCGTGGGCGACTCGGACGAGAAGGGCGACTCGGACGAGAAGGGCGACTCGGCGTCCGCGTCCGAGGCGGGGAACGCCACCACTCAGGACTCTCCCAGCATGAGCAACGGGGACGACGTGGAGGAGGAGGGCGAGACGGTAGACTTGAAGATCATCTGGAACAAGATCAAATACGACCTGAAGATCCCTCTGGACAGCACCGGCGCCAAGCTGAAGGAGAGGATCCACTCGCTCACCG GTCTTCCGCCGGCCATGCAGAAGGTCATGTACAAAGGCTTGCTACCGGAGGACAAGACGCTACGGGAGATAAAGGTGACCAGCGGCGCCAAGATCATGGTGGTGGGCTCCACCATCAACGACGTGCTGGCCGTCAGCACGCCCAAAGAGGTCATGCAGCAGGAAGTGAAAGCAGAGGAAAACAAGAAGGAGCCTCTATGCAGACAAAAG CAACACAGGAAGGTTTTGGACAAAGGTAAACCAGAAGACGTCATGCCGGCTATCAAAGGAACAAAA GAGCGACTACCGACAGTGCCTTTATCCGGAATGTACAACAAGTCCGGGGGGAAAGTAAGACTCACGTTCAAACTGGAGCAGGATCAGCTGTGGATCGGCACGAAAG AGAGGACGGAGAAGGTGCCGATGGGCTCCATTAAGAACGTGCTGTCCGAGCCTATTGAAGAGCACGAGGGCTATTACATGATG GCGTTCCAGTTGGGTCCTACAGAAGCGTCCCAGTATTGGGTCTACTGGGTGCCTGTACAGTTCGTGGATGCAATCAAAGACACAGTCCTGGGAAAATGGCAGTATTTCTAA